DNA from Salvelinus namaycush isolate Seneca chromosome 14, SaNama_1.0, whole genome shotgun sequence:
TTTTATTTTCAGGGATGAAATTCTTACAGAAGAAGTGACAGACAGTCAGCAGTCTGGTTGAAAATGCTTCTGTAAGAGAGGATGAGAGCCATCTGCCAGATTGGCCGAGACACATGTGCTATGATGTTACAGCTATATAGATATGTACATGACTCGACCAGGACATAACGGTGTTGGGCACAGAGGTCCACAGTCCTAGATAGAGAGCTCTCTGCTTGAGACATAACCAGTCTCTTCGTATTGCCCTGAATGCATTCCAAGCCGGAGTGAAGTGCAATTGTAATTGGAGGAAAACTGGAAATGTGCATTTATGACCAAACAAACTTCGATGAAGACTTTTGAGATGTCAGAGGAAAGGCAGGAGCAAACACTATGTACTTGTGAAATCTACACAAAACATTTCAGCTACAGGACTCGGTATTAACTTAACAGTGATAAGTTGTGCCATGATAAACTAACCCACGCGTTTTTGTGTTTTTGCTAgtaatttttttatgtttgttttaGCCAAGTCTTAAGTGTTTGGTCTCCATATTATGGATATAATGTTATTTTTAAGTTTAGTTTTGAACTCGTGTCTAGTTGGAAATTAATAAGTAAGGCTACTCTTGATACCCTTCTGCACTCTGCTACAGAACAATGTAAGAATAATGATTTTTATTATGTGCATGATTGTTACTTTAAATATGACAtgacatatttaaaaaaaaaaaaaaaatcaattgagGCTAATGTATGTTGTCTCTGACATTTTGATGGTCTTGACAAATCTTCCAAGTAATGTTTGGATCATTAGGATAATACATTACAATTCACATTTCTCACCGATTTTGAATTTTGTAAAGCTTATTCTGTAACTAAATATTTTGTTTACAATATTTTAGCTACTTTTCATGCATATTTTTGCATTTTGAACTTAAATTGAGATTGTATGAGCCTGTTTGGATACCCTTTCCTCAGTCATTTGATAAGACAGGTGAAAGCACATATTGAACTGGACCACCTTGACTAAGGATGTGGTTTTAAAGGATCAGAACTGAGTCTTAATCTCATGTATCCAACATTCCAATGCACAAAGTTTGCTAAAAACGTTTTTGATGTTCTCATGTGGGTTTTAAAAAGTCACAACTAGAGACCAGAAACTAACTAGTCACACCTCCTTCCTATTGACTGGAGTTGCATACTTAGTACCAttcattcacaccccttgacatttttcacattttgtgttacagccttaattttaaatggattaaactgtctattttgggggggggggtcactggtctacatacaataccccataatgtggaattatgtttttagaattttttacaacTTGATGAAAAGCTGAACAtgtcaagtattcaaccccttttttattaagttcaaataaaagtGTATTTgtcgaatacaacgggtgtaaaCCTTtctgtgaaatgcttaattacaagcccttaaccaacaatgcagattttTAAGTAACAAAATATTTGTTTCTTTAAATATGGCATGATATATAAAATTctaaaaagtaacaaaataacaagaatgaggctatatacaagggtaccgagtcaatgtgcgggggtacaggttagtaaaaGTAGTAAAAGTTTGCTTAAGtcacacaataagttgcatggactctgtgtgcaataagtgcTTAATATGATTTCtgtatgactacctcatctctgtaccctacacatacaataAATTATCTttaacatacatacacatacaataaattatctttaaggtccctcagtcaagcagtgaatttcaaacacagattcaaccacaagacCAGggtggttttccaatgcctcgcaaagaaggacacctattgttagatgagtaaaaaaaaagcagacattgaatatccctttgagcatggtgaagttattaattacactttggatggtgtatcaacacacccagtcTATAAAaaaatacaggcgtccttcctaactcagttgccggagagggaagaaaccgctcagtgatttcaacatgaggccaatggggactttaaaacagagtttaatggctgtgataggatgaatcaacaacatcctcgttactccacaatactatccAATTTAAAGAGTGAAAAAAAGGATGCCTGTTCAGaataaaacatttcaaaacatgcatgctatttgtaacaaggcactaaagtaatactgcaaaagatGTGGCAAAACAATTAAttgtttgtcctgaatacaaagcgttatgtttgtggcaaatacaatacattactgagtaccactctccatattttcaagcatagtggtggctgcatcatgttgagTATGtatgtaatcgttaaggactggggtgTTTTTCAGGATaataaagaaatggaatagagctaagcacaggaaaaatcctagaggaaaacctggttgtctgctttccaccagacaccgggagacaaattcacctttaagtaggacaataacctaaaggcCAAAtccacactggagttgcttactaagatcgtgaatgttcctgagtagttcagttacagttttgacttaaatctacttaaatctatggcagacctgaaaatggttgtctagcaatgatcaagaaCCAATTTAACAgatcttgaagaattttgaaaacaataatgggcaaatgttgcacaatccagctgtggaaagctcttagacacTTACCCgggaaagactcacagctgtaatcactgccaaaggtgcttctacaaagtattgactcaggtgtgaatacttacttaAATTAgctaaatttgcaaaaatgtcaaaaaaaacatgttttcactttgtcattctgaggtattgtgtgtagatggctgagttgttttattgaatccatttagaattcaggatgtaataacaaaatgtggcataagtcaaggggtatgaatactttctgaaggcactgtaaaatgTGTATCTCAACAGGTACAATTTTGAACTattgtacattttttaaatatttttataaaCGTGAAATGTCCACCACGTGAAATGTTAGTTTGGAATTCATTCATGACTCCACTACTTCAACACGTTGGTCTCCCTGTGTCAAGTCAGGTGAGTTATGTATTTTCTTTCCTAATGTTGTGCCATTTTTGTGGTAATTAGTCCTAGGAACCTAAGATATTACCTGATAAACACCAAATTCAGGATGCAAATGGCATGTGTTGAAAGATGTATTATTAGCTATGTTACATAATTATGAAATAGTAATTTTAGTGCGCCCCTTACGCCCCAATGCGTAAGGGGCGCTATAAAATCAAGGGCCATAAGACACCAACGAAAAATACGTTCAGCCTCCCGGAAGACGGCAGGAGCGACCAGCTGCGTTGTTTTGCTGCTGAgacaactaactagctagctagctagccatccaTCCAGCGGTGCTAGCAAACAAACAATAAACTGAATATGGCTGGAACTTCTTCAGTAGCTGGTGAAGTATTTGTCGATGCCCTACCGTATTTTGACCAGGGTTATGATGCAGCGGGCGTGAGAGAGGCGGTAAGTATCTGCTCCATACATAGCTACCTGTTGCAAACTAGCTAGCATCAGACATGAGCTAGCTGAGAAACGTGCAACTCAGTTCTCTTAAAGCTATTCAAAATATACAATATAGAAAAAGAGTAAACAACGGAGTATACAAACAGTCCGGGGACTAAACAAATGTATATAAAGACCATTATATCAAGTTGATTGCTTTTTTTGTTATAAGAAATTATTTATATATTCAAATTCATTCTCACAGTTTCCGACTCCTGTACATTTATGAATATAGAATTTAGCTCATAACTGTGGTTGATTAAGAAGAAAGGCTTCGTATAGTTTTTGCTATACTTTGTAAAACCAAAAATCACATCTTCAGTATCGTGTGTGTTTTGGTGGGGAAACTGAGTCTGATACACGGACGATAGCAACCAATTATTCCAAGTTAACTGTTTGAAGCACACTTATTCAATCTTCCATAATCAAAATTATACTAAATCGTTTTTCATTTTCGTGCCATATCAAAAATGACTTTCAGTAGCCTAATGGGGTGCTGTTTAGCAAATGTTAAATTGTTAACGCAAGATTTGCTTAGTCATGACCTGAACACCATACACATACAGCCAACTCTAAGTGAGCTAGATGTTTTTTTCCCGTTTTTTTCTCGTATTTCATTAAAGAAAAAGTGTACATTTTAAAGTGTTTGACCAAGAAATTGTAGTTATCCCCACATTCTTTAATTTTCTTATGATTTTTACAGTTAACTTTGACCCCTATACTTTTTATGTGCCACTAGTAGATCATTAGTGCAGGTTGATGACCATTGCATACCATAAGACCCCCATATTATGACATCTTAAAATATGCATGCTTCGGAggtaggggcaggtagcctacacacacaggcaaagattttcagctggcaggcagacactggaataagtttgaatgacacacaggaaactgttgattgtgaaaaacccagcagcattgcagttcttgacacactccaaccggtgagcctggcacctaaTACCATACCCTCTTCAAAGgcaaataaatattttgtcttgcccattcaaattaaattgtattggtcacatacgtgtttagcagatgttattgcgggtgtagcgaaatggttGTGTTTCTAGcttcgacagtgcagtaatatctaacaagtaatatttcACAACAtgttaccctctgaatggcacacatacacaatccatgtctcaatgattaaaaatcattctttaacctgtctccaccccttcatcaacactgattgaagtggatttaataggttacatcaataagggatcatagctttcacctggtcagtctgtcatggaaagagcaggtgttcctaaaaAAAAAAGTACACAGTGTATATTAGTGAACTTTGAAGGAGCCCATATTATGCCAGCTTAAAGATGTTTTGTGAGGTGtgccactagtagatcaataatccATTGTCATTAACATTGCAAAGCATAACATGCCCATATTTTGCCAGCTACAATATTGGAAAAATACTTGTTTGCTGTATATTACATTTGAAATTTTAGGTAACCTAGTTCAATTTTAAACAGGGATTAGAACCGGTTCAGGGATAGAAccgaaaaaacatattttttttgagGAACAGAACCGAGAACGAAAGTAATCTATACTGCTCGGGAACAGaaacgttattttaaaagcatgggaactggttaataacgttattttacgTTCAGGCATATTTTTTTTAGAGTACCACAAATAAACGCAACTAAGCACATATGCAAAGACCTCGGTCACTCAAAcctattccagtgtctgcctgccagcatttcgctacacctgcaaacacatgcatgtgacaaattattattattttttttaagtatttgATTTGAAATCTTTGCCTGTGTTTCAACGCTAGTTagggatactatagttatcactTCTCACATTGgctttattaactacaaaaaggtgaAACGTGTTTTTAATCCTGGTGCCGCTTTGCACACTTAAGttcgttagctagctatccctgGCAACGTTAAGCCAAGTCTCGGAATTTAAAAGATTTTCAAAGTTCCTCCAAAGAAGCCGCTCCTccataggtataattctgtgggcctaattcagataaaacatgtcataacaagatgcccagtgCTTCAAGCCAaacttcctcctccatcctctcttgcGCTCTTCCTATCTGCAAAATTTCAGTCACATCTCGGCCCTATACTTGTTTACATGTCCATTACGCATGTAAACAACTATAGCTTGCCCGCACCATAACAAGCTACTCTATCTGCCCTGATTGTGAAGTAGTTTAGAAAGGAAAAATATAAACTGGTACTTTTTGGGGTTCATAccgttcagaactttattttgcagtTCGGAAAAGTGGAACAGAATGAAaaaaataatggttctgttcagaacaaaacTATTGGAAAATAATTTAGGTTCCAACCCCTGCTTTTAGGTCACCCCTCAGTCACAAGTCTAGCTAGTCTACTGTACTAGTATGCTGTCAATCTGTATTAATTTCCATACACAGGCTGCAGCCTTGGTAGAGGAGGAGACTCGCCGATACAGACCCACCAAGAACTACCTCAGTTATATGCCAACACCTGATTTCACTACATTTGAAGTAAGTACCACGTACACAGTTCATGCTATAAAAACAAAAAGGCATAAATTAATATGTAAACTAATGCCATGAGGCTGGCTTTTGACTGACTCGTCACTGTCAACTGTGAAATCTACACTGCTCGACAATGACATTATGTGAAGCAAATACTAATGCTTATATCACCCATCAGACTGAAATCATGAGGAACGAGTTTGAGAGGCTAGCAGCCCGGCAGCCCCTGGAACTTCTCAGCATGAAGAGGTAAACCCAGTCTACTCTTTTGCTCAGAGCACGAACAGTCATGTTAAAAAAAGCTTGCTAACTGTCAATCCCCCATTCAGTTCTAACTTGACGCATTTAAACCCTCGTCATCCTCTGAGTGTACACTCAACTGTTTCTGTTTCACCTGTGCAGATATGAGCTTCCAGCTCCATCATCAGGGCAGAAGAATGACATCACTGCATGGCAGGAGAGTGTGAACAACTCCATGGCTCAGCTGGAGCATCAAGCAGTGCGCATTGAGAACCTGGAACTTATGGCACACTACGGTACCAATGCATGGAAGGTCTACAATGAGTGAGTCGGTGGCTGCTACTTGTGCCCAGTAGAGCTCTTCATTTATTTTAGTTTCCAAGAAAGAGTCAGGGGGGACAACCAAACTGATTTGAATTAAGCTAACAAATGGGGTTTGATTAGTCATTTAATTTGAGAGTAGAGGAGATCAGTCTTTTTACTTGTCAGTTTAGTCCTTTTTACACATGCTTGTCCTGAAGGGTAAAGTATAGATTCACAGGGATTTTTTGACTTTGCCTTAATCTTTGGTCATTATTTCCACTCCACAGTAACCTGGCCTTTATGATTGAATTGGCTCAAAAAGAACTACAGAAATGTAGGTAAGTAAATGGTGTGAAAATGTTGCTTTACAATTTCCAGGTTATGCATTACATTCCTCATGGTTAGCTTGTTTGGTAATAGTTTTGGACTCAGTCTAACAAACTGTGTCGACAACCTTCTTCACGTCAATAACGAGCTtctgcatatacagtatatatttttcataaccttttctggtgtgtgtgtgtgtgtgtgtgtcatttatACAGAAAGCAGATTCAGGACTTGAACTGGCAACGGAAGAATGATCAGCTTGCAGGCGGGGCCAAGCTGAGAGAGCTGGAGTCAAAGTCAGTTCTGTGAATGTTGTATTTTTCATTACTGTTCTCTCAACCGTGGTATGATTTCTAAATCCATGCCATCTCTCTTGTAACAGTTGGGTGTCCCTCGTAAGTAAGAACTATGAGATTGAACGTGCCATCGTCCAGTTGGAGAATGAAGTTGGACAGCTCAAACAGCAGCATGGTGACGAGAACAAGGAAAACATTCGACAGGACTTCTAGAAACAGAACCTTGCAGAAGAGACATTTTACAAGAAAGGAAATGTTGAGCTTGCAGCTGAGAACAACGAAAACCAATGTGAAAAGAACAGGACTGTCCCTCAAGTTTAAGAACCTAGTTGCCTTGGCTATACAGCTTTACATTAGTCTCAGACAGTGACCGCTGAAAAACTGTTGATCATGTGTAGAGCATATTTGGTGTACCTCGATCACTTCAGAGGGGAAGTCTgattttgtgtttattttttattttttatcaatgcTTGTCAATTTGAGTAATTCTAAAATGAGGTAGTTAATAACTAATGATGCGGTCTACAAAAGTCACTTGATTTCTTAACATAAGTAcaattgaagttggaagtttacatcttagccaaatatatttaaactcagtttttcacaattcctgacattttaatccctgttaaaaatgccctgttttatgtcagttatgatcaccactttatttaaaaaatgtgaaatgtcagaataatattagagaatgatttctttcatcacattcccagtgggtaagaagtttacatacactcaattagtatttggtagcattgcctttaaattgttaaacttgagtcaaacgtttcaggtagccttccacaataagttgggtgaattttggcccattcctcctgaccgagctggtgtaactgagtcaggtttgtaggcctccttgcttgcacacactttttcagttctacccacaaattttctatgggattgaggtcagggctttgtgatggccactccaataccttgacttcattgtccttaagccattttgccacaactttgggtcattgtccatttggaagacccatttgcgaccaagctttaacttcctgactgatgtcttgagatgttgcttcaatatatccacataattttctttcctcgtgatgccatctattttgtgaagtgcgccagtccctcatgcagcaaagcacccccacaacatgatgctgccacccccgtgcttcacggttgggatggtgttcttcggcttgcaagcatcaccctttttactccaaacataacgatggtcattatggccaaacagttctatttttgtttcatcagaccagaggacatttctccaaaatttatgatctttgtccccatgtgcagttgcaaaccatagtctggctttttttatggtggttttggagcagtggcttcttccttgctgagcggcctttcaggtaatgtcgatataggactcgttttactgtggatagatacttttgtaccgtttcctccagcatcttcacaaggtcctttgctgctgttctgggattgatttgcacttttcgcaccaaagtacgttcatctctaggagacagaacgcgtctccttcctgagcggtatgatggctgcgtggtcccatggtgtttatacctgcgtactattgtttgtacagatgaacgtggtaccttggaaattgctcccaaggattgtggacttgtggaggtctacaattgtttttctgaagtcttggctgattacttttgattttcccatgatgtcgagcaaagaggcactgagtttgaaggtaggccttaaaatacatccacaggtacacctccaattgactcaaatgaggcTAATTaacatatcagaagcttctataaagccatgacattttctgtaattttccaagctgtttaaaggcacagtcaacttagtgtacagTGGGGGggaaaagtatttagtcagccaccaattgtgcaagttctcccacttaaaaagatgagaggtctgtaattgtcatcataggtacacttcaactatgacagacaaaatcagaaaaaaaaatcagaaaatcccattgtaggattt
Protein-coding regions in this window:
- the LOC120058904 gene encoding pre-mRNA-splicing factor SPF27-like, with the translated sequence MAGTSSVAGEVFVDALPYFDQGYDAAGVREAAAALVEEETRRYRPTKNYLSYMPTPDFTTFETEIMRNEFERLAARQPLELLSMKRYELPAPSSGQKNDITAWQESVNNSMAQLEHQAVRIENLELMAHYGTNAWKVYNDNLAFMIELAQKELQKCRKQIQDLNWQRKNDQLAGGAKLRELESNWVSLVSKNYEIERAIVQLENEVGQLKQQHGDENKENIRQDF